In one Nocardia tengchongensis genomic region, the following are encoded:
- a CDS encoding ABC transporter permease, translating into MVVSQRSTVFSRSARRVKPALMAPVNMVDRAGDQMSFYSRAIGAIPKTMVHFRKEVTRLLAEVTFGSGALAVIGGTIGVIIFMSASVGVVVGLQGFKALDALGSGVLTGFLTGYINTRELAPLVAALALSATVGCGFTAQLGAMRISEEIDALEVMAVPSVPFLVTTRAIAGFLAVIPLYVVGLLGTYLASRLISIYFNGQSSGSYDHYFSLFLPPEDVLYSFVKVLIFAFVIILVHCYYGYNATGGPAGVGVAVGRAVRAAIVLINVLDFFLSLAIWGTTTTVRVAG; encoded by the coding sequence ATGGTCGTTTCGCAGCGCTCCACCGTTTTCTCCCGGTCGGCGCGCCGGGTCAAGCCCGCGCTGATGGCTCCGGTCAACATGGTCGACAGGGCCGGCGACCAGATGTCGTTCTACTCGCGGGCCATCGGCGCCATCCCGAAGACGATGGTGCACTTCCGCAAGGAGGTCACCCGGCTGCTGGCCGAGGTGACCTTCGGGTCGGGTGCGCTGGCGGTCATCGGCGGCACCATCGGCGTCATCATTTTCATGTCGGCCTCGGTCGGCGTGGTGGTGGGCCTGCAGGGCTTCAAGGCGCTCGACGCGCTGGGCTCCGGCGTGCTCACCGGCTTCCTCACCGGGTACATCAACACCCGTGAGCTCGCGCCTCTGGTTGCGGCACTGGCACTTTCGGCGACAGTGGGCTGTGGTTTCACCGCCCAGCTGGGCGCCATGCGGATCTCCGAGGAGATCGACGCGCTCGAGGTGATGGCGGTGCCGTCGGTGCCGTTCCTGGTGACCACGCGCGCCATCGCGGGCTTCCTCGCGGTGATTCCGCTGTACGTGGTCGGCCTGCTGGGCACCTACCTGGCCTCGCGGTTGATCAGCATCTACTTCAACGGGCAGTCGAGTGGCTCCTACGACCACTACTTCAGCCTGTTCCTGCCACCCGAGGACGTGCTCTATTCGTTCGTGAAGGTGCTGATCTTCGCCTTCGTGATCATCCTCGTGCACTGCTACTACGGCTACAACGCCACCGGCGGCCCCGCGGGCGTCGGCGTGGCCGTGGGCCGCGCGGTGCGTGCCGCGATCGTGCTGATCAACGTGCTGGACTTCTTCCTGTCCCTGGCGATCTGGGGCACGACCACGACGGTGCGGGTGGCCGGATGA
- a CDS encoding ABC transporter permease, with product MNPTLTRLRTPVESGLAQAGNIFGLFLDVFRKTFRRPFQWREFIEQSWFIASVSILPAALVAIPFGAVVALQTGSLIKQLGAENFTGATSVLATVQQAAPVVTALIIAGAAGSAVAADLGSRTIREEIDAMEVLGIDPIQRLVVPRVLGMMLVAFLLNGMVSVVGICGGYFFNVGLQGGTPGAYLASFSALAQIPDLVIGEIKALIFGVVAGVIAAYKGLHPKGGPKGVGDAVNQSVVITFLVLFFLNLVLTLIYLQVVPAKGA from the coding sequence GTGAACCCCACCCTGACGCGACTGCGCACCCCGGTCGAGTCGGGACTTGCCCAGGCAGGCAACATTTTCGGACTGTTCTTGGACGTGTTCCGGAAGACGTTCCGCCGGCCTTTCCAGTGGCGGGAGTTCATCGAGCAATCGTGGTTCATCGCGAGTGTCTCGATCCTCCCGGCCGCACTGGTGGCAATCCCGTTCGGCGCCGTGGTGGCCTTGCAGACCGGCTCGCTCATCAAGCAGCTGGGGGCGGAGAACTTCACCGGTGCGACCAGTGTGCTGGCCACGGTCCAGCAGGCCGCGCCGGTCGTCACCGCATTGATCATCGCCGGAGCCGCGGGCTCCGCAGTGGCCGCCGATCTCGGCTCGCGCACCATCCGCGAGGAGATCGACGCCATGGAGGTGCTCGGCATCGATCCCATTCAGCGCCTGGTGGTTCCACGCGTGCTGGGCATGATGCTGGTCGCCTTCCTGCTCAACGGCATGGTCTCGGTCGTCGGCATCTGCGGCGGCTACTTCTTCAACGTGGGGCTGCAGGGCGGCACCCCGGGCGCCTACCTGGCGTCCTTCTCCGCCCTCGCGCAGATCCCCGACCTGGTGATCGGTGAGATCAAGGCACTGATCTTCGGCGTGGTGGCGGGCGTGATCGCCGCCTATAAAGGCTTGCATCCCAAGGGGGGACCGAAGGGCGTGGGCGACGCGGTGAACCAATCGGTGGTCATCACGTTCCTCGTGCTCTTCTTCCTGAACCTCGTCCTCACCCTGATCTATCTTCAGGTCGTACCCGCAAAGGGCGCGTGA
- the rplJ gene encoding 50S ribosomal protein L10: MAKPEKVTAVAEITEQFKSSTATVVTEYRGLSVGKITELRRALGANATYSVAKNTLVKRAAAEAGVEGLDDLFVGPTAITFITGEPVDAAKALKAFAKDNKALIIKGGYMDGAALSVSEVERIADLESREVLLAKLAGAMKGNLSKAAGLFAAPGNQVARLLAALQEKKVAEGGAAAPAADAPADAE, translated from the coding sequence ATGGCAAAGCCTGAGAAGGTCACCGCGGTTGCGGAGATCACCGAGCAGTTCAAGTCGTCGACCGCGACTGTCGTCACGGAATACCGTGGTCTGTCCGTCGGCAAGATCACTGAGCTGCGTCGTGCCCTCGGCGCGAACGCTACCTACTCCGTCGCCAAGAACACCCTGGTCAAGCGCGCTGCCGCCGAGGCGGGCGTGGAAGGCCTGGATGACTTGTTCGTCGGTCCGACCGCCATCACCTTCATTACGGGTGAGCCGGTCGACGCCGCGAAGGCGCTGAAGGCGTTCGCCAAGGACAACAAGGCGCTCATCATCAAGGGCGGCTACATGGACGGCGCTGCGCTGTCCGTGTCCGAGGTCGAGCGTATCGCCGACCTCGAGTCGCGCGAGGTGCTGCTGGCCAAGCTGGCCGGCGCCATGAAGGGCAACCTGTCCAAGGCTGCCGGCCTGTTCGCCGCTCCCGGCAACCAGGTCGCTCGCCTGCTGGCGGCCCTGCAGGAGAAGAAGGTCGCGGAGGGTGGCGCTGCCGCTCCCGCCGCCGACGCTCCGGCCGACGCCGAATAA
- a CDS encoding MCE family protein, with protein sequence MRGLGPTLTKLIAFILVTVFLTGVLALTIANYGGGGTKFNARFTDVTSLNKGDEVRVAGVRVGKVTNVAIVDKRLANVEFELTDRDWLPASATATIKYRNLVGQRYIALDQGAGEQGRKLNKGGTIPLERTKPAVNLTELFNGFRPLFQTLTPEDVNKLSYEIIQVFQGESGTIADLVANTASLTNKIADKDAVIGELIKNLNLVLDSINSRGDQLDQLIVNTEALVSGLNAERGTIGSAVSSLGSLASATADLLVPVRPNLQGAIAGLNQLTGTLNDRKDEVDEGLTNLPIKMEKLGRAASYGSWFQFYLCGIDIVAGPGLKDAPQLNFPPALQNMPTVNQPVYTNPAPRCHGKGGR encoded by the coding sequence TTGCGCGGCCTCGGGCCGACGCTGACCAAGCTCATCGCCTTCATTCTCGTCACGGTCTTCCTGACGGGCGTGCTGGCGCTGACCATCGCCAACTACGGTGGCGGCGGCACCAAGTTCAATGCCCGCTTCACCGACGTCACCTCCCTGAACAAGGGTGACGAGGTGCGCGTCGCGGGTGTCCGCGTCGGCAAGGTGACCAATGTGGCCATCGTGGACAAGCGCCTGGCCAATGTGGAATTCGAACTGACCGACCGGGATTGGCTGCCCGCCTCGGCAACCGCGACCATCAAGTACCGGAACCTGGTGGGCCAGCGCTACATCGCGCTCGACCAGGGCGCCGGTGAGCAGGGTCGCAAGCTGAACAAAGGCGGGACCATCCCGCTGGAGCGCACCAAGCCCGCGGTCAATCTGACCGAGCTGTTCAACGGGTTCCGGCCGCTGTTCCAGACCCTCACGCCCGAAGACGTGAACAAGCTGTCCTACGAGATCATCCAGGTCTTCCAGGGCGAGTCCGGCACCATCGCGGACCTGGTGGCCAACACCGCCTCGCTGACCAACAAGATCGCCGACAAGGACGCGGTGATCGGCGAGCTGATCAAGAACCTGAATCTGGTGCTGGACAGCATCAATTCGCGCGGCGACCAGCTCGACCAGTTGATCGTGAACACCGAGGCGCTGGTCTCCGGCCTGAACGCCGAGCGCGGCACCATCGGCTCGGCGGTCTCCTCGCTGGGCAGCCTGGCCTCGGCCACCGCCGACCTGCTGGTCCCGGTCCGGCCGAACCTGCAGGGCGCGATCGCGGGCCTGAACCAGCTCACCGGCACGCTCAACGACCGCAAGGACGAGGTCGACGAGGGCCTGACCAACCTGCCCATCAAGATGGAGAAGCTGGGCCGCGCCGCCTCCTACGGCTCCTGGTTCCAGTTCTATCTGTGCGGCATCGACATCGTCGCCGGCCCGGGCCTCAAGGACGCGCCGCAGCTGAACTTCCCGCCCGCACTACAGAACATGCCGACGGTGAATCAGCCGGTCTACACGAATCCGGCGCCGCGCTGCCACGGGAAGGGAGGCCGCTAG
- a CDS encoding MCE family protein encodes MSHPERGQTLRKRTLGVLFFALVALFLWTTIAIYNKQFVDTVRVNLVTDTVGNALTRNADVKVRGVTVGELRSSSYDGKNVHLDLAIDPSKAEKIPSNVTARLLPKTLFGERYIDLVWPDSPQGHLTAGATLHQDTSGNAVEVSQLLDHILPLLQAIPPQYLSSTLGALSNALQGQGEELGKTIDRLDDIVTQVNGEMPTLQDDLKSLADVATTYADAAPQLVSALDNLRTTNATVVQKKSQIDTLLATLTPSAQTTADFLVLNRDNIIDVAADSRPALEALAKYSPSYSCALAGFAELKPRIDTLFGKGTDMPGSRVSVSIVNPRGRYVPNQDEPRWFDSRGPLCVPMYPPFTDPGQYTDGSANDGSYQPPSRNPGDQNIGRMQQPQYKVYGPQTPTTAYSPAESQALGTIYGAAHGVSPEEVPSWVTKIAAPAFRGSEVSVK; translated from the coding sequence ATGAGCCACCCCGAGCGCGGGCAGACGCTGCGCAAACGGACCCTCGGCGTGCTCTTCTTCGCCCTGGTCGCGCTGTTCCTGTGGACCACCATCGCCATCTACAACAAGCAGTTCGTGGACACGGTGCGGGTCAACCTGGTCACCGACACCGTCGGCAACGCGCTGACCCGCAACGCGGACGTGAAGGTCCGCGGCGTCACCGTCGGCGAGCTGCGCTCGAGCAGCTACGACGGCAAGAACGTGCACCTGGACCTGGCCATCGATCCGTCCAAGGCGGAGAAGATCCCGTCCAACGTGACCGCGCGACTGCTGCCCAAGACCCTCTTCGGTGAGCGCTACATCGACCTGGTGTGGCCGGACAGCCCGCAGGGCCACCTGACCGCGGGCGCGACCCTGCACCAGGACACCTCCGGCAATGCCGTCGAGGTGAGCCAGCTGCTCGACCACATCCTGCCGCTGCTGCAGGCGATTCCGCCGCAGTACCTGTCCTCCACGCTGGGCGCGCTGTCCAACGCGTTGCAGGGTCAGGGCGAGGAACTGGGCAAGACCATCGACCGGCTCGACGACATCGTCACCCAGGTGAACGGCGAGATGCCGACGCTGCAGGACGATCTGAAGAGCCTGGCCGACGTGGCCACCACCTATGCCGATGCCGCGCCGCAGCTGGTGTCCGCGCTGGACAACCTGCGCACCACCAACGCGACCGTGGTGCAGAAGAAGTCGCAGATCGACACCCTGCTGGCGACGCTCACCCCGAGCGCCCAGACCACCGCCGACTTCCTGGTGCTCAACCGCGACAACATCATCGACGTGGCCGCGGACTCGCGGCCCGCGCTGGAGGCGCTGGCCAAGTACTCGCCCAGCTACAGCTGCGCGCTGGCCGGTTTCGCGGAGCTCAAGCCGCGCATCGACACGCTCTTCGGCAAGGGCACCGATATGCCGGGCTCCCGGGTGAGCGTCTCGATCGTGAACCCCCGCGGCCGCTACGTCCCCAACCAGGACGAGCCGCGCTGGTTCGATTCGCGCGGCCCGCTGTGTGTCCCGATGTACCCGCCCTTCACCGATCCGGGCCAGTACACCGACGGTTCCGCCAATGACGGCTCCTACCAGCCGCCGAGCCGGAACCCGGGCGACCAGAACATCGGCCGCATGCAGCAGCCGCAGTACAAGGTGTACGGGCCCCAGACGCCGACCACCGCGTACTCGCCGGCCGAGTCCCAGGCGCTGGGCACGATCTACGGTGCCGCGCACGGCGTTTCGCCCGAGGAGGTGCCCAGCTGGGTCACCAAGATCGCGGCTCCCGCCTTCCGCGGCAGTGAGGTGAGCGTCAAGTGA
- a CDS encoding ABC transporter ATP-binding protein, with the protein MGVEVRTEGITKSFGSQRIWQDVSLTLPSGEVSALLGPSGTGKSVFLKSLIGLLRPEKGSIYIDGTDITTCSNKELYEIRKLFGVLFQDGALFGSMNLFDNTAFPLREHTKKSESEIKKIVMEKLELTGLLGAEGKLPGEISGGMRKRAGLARALVLDPQIILVDEPDSGLDPVRTTYLSQLLIDINAQIDATILIVTHNINLARTVPDNIGMLFRRNLVMFGPREVLLTSEEPVVKQFLNGRMQGPIGMSEEKDEAQMAREQAMFDSGHHAGGAEEIEGIIPQMVATPGMPVRGAVHRRRERVKQIMHTLPPSAQEAIRESMSQNGDDDTQVMPAYQGGYDSTVRQNLTNG; encoded by the coding sequence GTGGGCGTCGAGGTCAGGACCGAAGGCATCACGAAGTCGTTCGGATCCCAGCGTATTTGGCAGGACGTCTCGCTGACGCTGCCGTCGGGGGAAGTAAGCGCTCTGCTCGGCCCTTCGGGTACCGGTAAGTCCGTCTTCCTGAAGTCGTTGATCGGTCTGCTCCGTCCGGAGAAGGGCTCGATCTACATCGATGGCACCGACATCACCACCTGCTCGAACAAGGAGCTCTACGAGATCCGCAAGCTGTTCGGCGTCCTCTTCCAGGACGGCGCGCTGTTCGGGTCGATGAACCTGTTCGACAACACGGCCTTCCCGTTGCGCGAGCACACCAAGAAGAGCGAATCCGAGATCAAGAAGATCGTCATGGAGAAGCTCGAGCTGACCGGTCTGCTCGGCGCCGAAGGCAAGCTGCCCGGCGAGATCTCCGGTGGTATGCGCAAGCGTGCCGGCCTGGCCCGCGCGCTGGTGCTGGACCCGCAGATCATCCTCGTCGACGAGCCGGACTCCGGTCTGGATCCCGTTCGCACCACGTACCTCTCGCAGCTGTTGATCGATATCAACGCGCAGATCGACGCGACGATCCTGATCGTCACGCACAACATCAACCTGGCCCGTACGGTGCCGGACAACATCGGCATGCTGTTCCGCCGCAACCTGGTCATGTTCGGTCCCCGCGAGGTGCTGCTCACCTCGGAGGAGCCGGTGGTCAAGCAGTTCCTCAACGGCCGCATGCAGGGCCCCATCGGTATGTCCGAGGAGAAGGACGAAGCCCAGATGGCCCGCGAGCAGGCCATGTTCGACTCGGGTCACCACGCCGGTGGTGCCGAGGAGATCGAGGGCATCATCCCGCAGATGGTGGCCACCCCCGGCATGCCGGTGCGTGGCGCCGTGCACCGCCGCCGTGAGCGGGTCAAGCAGATCATGCACACACTGCCGCCCTCCGCGCAGGAGGCGATCCGGGAGTCGATGTCGCAGAACGGCGATGACGACACGCAGGTGATGCCCGCGTATCAGGGTGGCTACGACTCCACGGTTCGACAGAACCTAACTAACGGGTAA
- a CDS encoding MCE family protein — protein sequence MKRAGLLATSLGAVTLLATGCGAESIPLPGGPNIGKHPLHLDIRFGDVLDLVPQSTVKVDGVAVGRVDKIRIAPDNAWEASVQVLVNDDVDLPANARAEVKQTNLLGEKYIELSAPAKDADTARLKDGAKIPVENTRTATEVEQVLGALSLLLNGGGVAQLQPIVSELNKALAGREGKVRDLLNQANILIKGLDDQVGNITRALDSLNTLSSRVSTQTTQISKILDELPGGIKILNEQRPQLIQLLTQLDRVGQAGIDVLDKSKENLITDLSSLRPTLQALGASAGDLVTAFPLIPTYPFPDEAIKSAFGGQVNTWLSVDLQIGTLLSNLGVGKGDPQYLPPSGRQVNVDPTNPYYNGNGPRGGWPTVSLLPLPPTVARPTGQPGPTDPLGSILEQLGVGGPR from the coding sequence GTGAAGCGGGCGGGCCTGCTGGCCACCTCGCTCGGCGCGGTGACGCTGCTGGCCACCGGCTGCGGCGCGGAGAGCATTCCGCTGCCCGGCGGCCCCAACATCGGCAAGCACCCGCTGCACCTGGATATCCGCTTCGGCGACGTGCTCGACCTGGTCCCGCAGTCCACCGTGAAGGTGGATGGCGTGGCCGTGGGCCGGGTCGACAAGATCCGCATCGCACCCGACAACGCCTGGGAAGCCAGCGTGCAGGTGCTGGTCAACGATGACGTCGACCTGCCCGCCAATGCCCGCGCCGAGGTCAAGCAGACCAACCTGCTGGGCGAGAAGTACATCGAGCTCTCCGCCCCCGCCAAGGACGCCGACACCGCGCGCCTGAAGGACGGGGCCAAGATCCCCGTCGAGAACACCCGCACCGCCACCGAGGTGGAGCAGGTGCTCGGCGCGCTGTCGCTGCTGCTCAACGGCGGCGGCGTCGCGCAGCTGCAGCCCATCGTGTCCGAGCTCAACAAGGCCCTGGCGGGTCGCGAGGGCAAGGTCCGGGATCTGCTGAACCAGGCCAACATCCTGATCAAGGGCCTCGACGACCAGGTCGGCAACATCACCCGCGCGCTGGACAGCCTCAACACGCTGAGCAGCCGGGTGAGCACGCAGACCACCCAGATCTCCAAGATCCTCGACGAGCTGCCCGGCGGCATCAAGATCCTCAATGAGCAACGGCCGCAACTGATCCAGCTGCTCACCCAGCTGGACCGGGTGGGTCAGGCCGGGATCGACGTGCTCGACAAGTCCAAGGAAAACCTGATCACCGACCTGTCCTCGCTGCGGCCCACGCTGCAGGCGCTGGGCGCATCGGCCGGTGACCTGGTGACCGCCTTCCCGCTCATCCCCACCTATCCGTTCCCCGACGAGGCGATCAAGTCCGCCTTCGGCGGCCAGGTCAACACCTGGCTCTCGGTGGACCTGCAGATCGGCACGCTGCTGTCGAATCTCGGTGTGGGCAAGGGCGATCCGCAGTACCTGCCGCCCTCGGGCCGCCAGGTGAACGTGGATCCGACCAACCCGTACTACAACGGCAACGGGCCGCGCGGCGGCTGGCCGACGGTCTCGCTGCTGCCCCTGCCGCCCACCGTGGCGCGGCCGACCGGGCAGCCGGGACCGACCGATCCGCTCGGATCGATCCTCGAGCAGCTGGGAGTGGGTGGTCCGCGATGA
- a CDS encoding MCE family protein: MAKNPLTALSGTSRKSKIIALVAVLAVALAGVAWWSYDRLETTRITAYFDKSIGIYKGSDVRVLGVPVGHVDSVTPKGDVVEVVMKVDRKYDIPADAKAAQITPSVVSDRYIQLAPAYKGGPKMGRNATIPKERTATPVEVDRLYKSITELSQALGPTGANKDGALNQLARTGAENLSGNGEALGNSFTQLSKAAHALSDSRTDIFDTVKNLQTFVQTLADNDAQVRTFNTQLASLAGFLSDERQTLGDALSLLSVALGDVARFIDDNRDLVQSNADALTKLTQTLADQRDDLAKALPLIPTALSNLINVHNGETGTLDMRPNFTDLQDPFGVICKMLDLGKLRPGDPKFEAISRQLGPILNNCKLITDQLTAGVKTPSLVLPFGILSGENEQRNAVPGSVPGNPSGQLPPSQQEGGQR; this comes from the coding sequence GTGGCGAAGAATCCGCTGACCGCGTTGAGCGGCACCAGCCGTAAGAGCAAGATCATCGCCCTGGTGGCCGTCCTGGCGGTCGCGCTCGCGGGGGTCGCGTGGTGGAGCTACGACCGGCTCGAAACCACCAGGATCACCGCCTATTTCGACAAGTCGATCGGCATCTACAAGGGCTCGGACGTCCGGGTCCTGGGTGTGCCGGTGGGACATGTGGATTCGGTGACGCCCAAGGGTGACGTGGTCGAGGTCGTGATGAAGGTCGACCGCAAGTACGACATCCCCGCCGACGCCAAGGCCGCCCAGATCACCCCGTCGGTGGTCTCGGACCGCTACATCCAGCTCGCGCCCGCCTACAAGGGCGGACCGAAGATGGGGCGCAACGCCACCATCCCGAAGGAGCGCACCGCGACCCCCGTCGAGGTGGACCGGCTCTACAAGAGCATCACCGAACTGTCGCAGGCGCTCGGCCCGACCGGCGCCAACAAGGACGGCGCGCTGAACCAGCTGGCCCGCACCGGCGCCGAGAACCTCTCCGGCAACGGTGAGGCGCTGGGCAACAGCTTCACCCAGCTGTCCAAGGCCGCGCACGCGCTCTCCGATTCGCGCACCGACATCTTCGACACGGTCAAGAACCTGCAGACCTTCGTGCAGACCCTGGCCGACAACGACGCGCAGGTGCGGACCTTCAACACCCAGCTGGCCTCGCTGGCCGGGTTCCTGTCCGACGAGCGCCAGACCCTCGGCGACGCGCTGAGCCTGCTGTCGGTCGCGCTCGGCGACGTGGCCCGGTTCATCGACGACAACCGGGACCTGGTGCAGTCCAACGCGGACGCGCTGACCAAGCTCACCCAGACCCTCGCCGATCAGCGCGACGACCTGGCCAAGGCGCTGCCGCTGATCCCGACCGCGCTGAGCAACCTGATCAACGTGCACAACGGTGAGACCGGCACGCTCGACATGCGCCCCAACTTCACCGACCTGCAGGACCCGTTCGGCGTCATCTGCAAGATGCTGGACCTGGGCAAGCTGCGTCCCGGCGACCCCAAGTTCGAGGCCATCTCGCGGCAGCTGGGTCCGATCCTGAACAACTGCAAGCTGATCACCGATCAGCTCACCGCGGGCGTGAAGACGCCGTCGCTGGTGCTGCCCTTCGGCATCCTCAGCGGCGAGAACGAACAGCGCAACGCGGTGCCCGGCTCGGTGCCCGGCAATCCGTCCGGCCAGCTGCCCCCGTCGCAGCAGGAAGGTGGACAGCGATGA
- the rplA gene encoding 50S ribosomal protein L1 produces the protein MAKRSKAYLEAAAKVDRDSLYAPLAAARLAKETATTKTDATVEVAVRLGVDPRKADQMVRGTVNLPHGTGKTARVIVFAVGDKAAEAEAAGADAVGAEDLIERIQGGWLDFDAAIATPDQMAKVGRIARVLGPRGLMPNPKTGTVTPDVTKAVNDIKGGKINFRVDKQANLHFVIGKASFDEKKLAENYGAALDEILRVKPSTAKGRYVKKVTFSTNTGPGIPVDPNRTRNFAEED, from the coding sequence ATGGCAAAACGCAGCAAGGCTTATCTCGAGGCGGCCGCCAAGGTCGACCGCGACTCGCTCTACGCTCCGCTGGCCGCCGCGCGCCTGGCGAAGGAGACCGCGACCACCAAGACCGACGCGACCGTCGAGGTCGCCGTCCGTCTGGGCGTCGATCCCCGCAAGGCCGACCAGATGGTCCGTGGCACCGTCAACCTGCCGCACGGCACCGGTAAGACCGCCCGCGTCATCGTGTTCGCCGTCGGCGACAAGGCCGCCGAGGCCGAGGCCGCCGGTGCCGACGCCGTGGGCGCCGAGGACCTGATCGAGCGCATCCAGGGCGGTTGGCTGGACTTCGACGCCGCGATCGCCACCCCGGACCAGATGGCCAAGGTCGGTCGTATCGCTCGCGTGCTGGGCCCGCGTGGCCTGATGCCGAACCCGAAGACCGGCACGGTCACCCCCGATGTCACCAAGGCTGTCAACGACATCAAGGGCGGCAAGATCAACTTCCGCGTCGACAAGCAGGCCAACCTGCACTTCGTGATCGGCAAGGCTTCCTTCGACGAGAAGAAGCTGGCCGAGAACTACGGCGCCGCCCTCGACGAGATCCTGCGTGTCAAGCCCTCCACTGCGAAGGGCCGCTACGTCAAGAAGGTGACGTTCTCGACGAACACCGGACCGGGCATCCCGGTGGATCCGAACCGCACCCGCAACTTCGCTGAAGAGGACTGA
- a CDS encoding MCE family protein: MDDRIVMGKRSPAFMGGLGLLLVLLVTLSAFNLDKLPLIGAGTKYTAEFSEAAGLKKGNEVRIAGVKVGAVSDVRLDGDKVLVDFRTQDAWIGNETTASIQIKTLLGQKYLALDPKGDRTANPRDRIPLSRTVSPYDVVDAFSDAAKNIEETNTGQLAQSFQVLSDAFSATPPQLRGSIDGVARLSESLAKRDDQLKKLFAATKTTSKVLADRNQEFERLLANGGQLIAELNVRQQAIHQLLTGAKTVAAELTALVKDNEAQIGPALTNLNKTIDLLNSHQADLSKTLTLAAPFYGLYSNVLGTGRWFDAVITNLIPPALPDIPGNRDPIRKLGG, encoded by the coding sequence ATGGATGACCGCATTGTCATGGGCAAGCGCAGTCCGGCATTCATGGGCGGGCTCGGCCTGCTCCTGGTGCTGCTGGTGACCTTGTCCGCGTTCAACCTGGACAAGCTGCCGCTGATCGGTGCCGGCACCAAGTACACCGCCGAGTTCTCCGAGGCCGCCGGCCTGAAGAAGGGCAACGAGGTCCGTATCGCCGGCGTGAAGGTGGGCGCGGTCTCCGACGTCCGCCTCGACGGCGACAAGGTGCTGGTCGACTTCCGCACCCAGGACGCCTGGATCGGCAACGAGACCACCGCGTCCATCCAGATCAAGACGCTGCTCGGCCAGAAGTACCTGGCGCTCGACCCGAAGGGCGACCGCACCGCGAACCCGCGCGACCGGATTCCGCTGTCGCGCACCGTGTCTCCCTACGACGTGGTCGACGCCTTCAGCGACGCCGCGAAGAACATCGAGGAGACCAACACCGGTCAGCTGGCGCAGAGCTTCCAGGTGCTGTCGGACGCCTTCTCGGCGACCCCGCCGCAGCTGCGCGGTTCCATCGACGGCGTGGCCCGGCTCTCGGAGTCGCTGGCCAAGCGCGACGACCAGCTCAAGAAGCTGTTCGCCGCCACCAAGACCACCTCCAAGGTGCTCGCGGACCGCAATCAGGAGTTCGAGCGGCTGCTGGCCAACGGCGGCCAGCTGATCGCGGAACTGAACGTGCGCCAGCAGGCCATCCACCAGTTGCTCACCGGCGCGAAAACCGTTGCGGCGGAACTGACCGCGCTGGTCAAGGACAACGAGGCGCAGATCGGCCCGGCGCTGACCAACCTGAACAAGACGATCGACCTGCTCAACAGTCACCAGGCCGACCTGTCCAAGACCCTCACCCTGGCGGCGCCCTTCTACGGGCTGTACTCCAATGTGCTGGGCACCGGCCGCTGGTTCGACGCGGTCATCACGAACCTGATTCCGCCCGCGCTGCCGGACATTCCGGGCAACCGCGATCCGATTCGCAAGTTGGGAGGGTAA
- the rplL gene encoding 50S ribosomal protein L7/L12, protein MANVDELLETFAGMTLLELSEFVKAFEDKFEVTAAAPVAVAVAGGAAPAEAAEEQDEFDVILEGAGDKKIQVIKVVREIVSGLGLKEAKDLVEGAPKAILEKVAKDAAEAAKAKLEEAGAKITIK, encoded by the coding sequence ATGGCCAACGTTGATGAGCTGCTCGAGACCTTCGCCGGCATGACCCTGCTGGAGCTGTCCGAGTTCGTGAAGGCGTTCGAGGACAAGTTCGAGGTCACCGCTGCCGCTCCGGTCGCCGTCGCCGTCGCCGGTGGCGCTGCCCCCGCCGAGGCCGCCGAGGAGCAGGACGAGTTCGACGTCATCCTCGAGGGTGCCGGCGACAAGAAGATCCAGGTCATCAAGGTCGTGCGTGAGATCGTCTCCGGCCTGGGCCTGAAGGAAGCCAAGGACCTGGTCGAGGGTGCCCCGAAGGCGATCCTGGAGAAGGTCGCCAAGGATGCCGCCGAGGCCGCCAAGGCGAAGCTCGAAGAGGCCGGCGCCAAGATCACCATCAAGTAA